A region of the Candidatus Deferrimicrobium sp. genome:
TCCTCACCGACGAGAGGTCGTACCGGCCGATGTCGTTCCGGAGCGTGAACAGTTTGTAGATCGCAGGGACGAAAAACAGCGCCGTGACATGGTACCGGGCGATCCGCTCGAGGACCTGTGCCGTGTCGTACTCCTTCTGCAGCACCACGGTCGCGCCGCACGCCAGAAGGGCCACCAGCTGGGAGTGAAGCCCCGTCACGTGAAACAGGGGCAGCGTGAGGAGGCCCACGTCGTCCTCGCGATACCCCAGCGTGGCGCGGCAGGAGTCGACGTTGAACAGGGTATTCCGGTGGGAGATCATCGCCCCCTTGGGGAAACCCGTGGTCCCCGACGTGTACAGGAGCACGGCGACGTCGTCGGGAGCGGCCGGCGCCGGCGCGGAGACGGGAGCCCGGGAGAGGGCGTCGCCGAACGGAAGGGAGCCCTCCTTTCGGCCGTCCACGAGGAGCCAGATCCCCACGCCCCGGACGCCTTCCTGTCCGGCGACCTTTTCGAACTGTTCCGAGGTCGTCACGACGACGGAGGCGGCGCAATCCGACAGGATGTAGGCAATCTCCGGGGGGGAAAGCCGGTAATTCACCGGCACCGCCACGCACCCCGCTGCAAGGACCCCGAAATAGGACACGACGAATTCCGGCACGTTCTGCAGCAGGAGGGCGACGCGTTCCCCCGAAGCGATGGATCGGGACCGGAGGAAGGCGGCGAACCTGCGGCAACGGTCGTCCAGCCCGGCGTATGCCAGCGCTTCCCCCGCATCGGTGACGACGGCCGTCTTCCCGCCCCTTCGCTGCGCCTGAAGATATGGAATGTCTGCGAGCGAACGGAATGCTGCGCGCTCCTTCCCTCCGCGGATGGTCATCGCATTGCTCTCCCGCCGGCCTCCCCGATCACGTTGTTTCACCGCCGCGGGTACCGGTGTCTTCCGCCGGCGTCCACCGGTCCCGGTGGACCCTGGACGGGTCGAACCGGGGATCCTTCTCTTTCCGCACCGCCGGGAACCCGAGGGACACCAGCGAAAAGGGGACCACCGAATCGGGGAGGAGGCAAAGCCTGCGGAAGCCCTCGATCCGTTTTTTCTCGGGATGCACGCCCAGCCAGACCGCCCCGAGACCCGTCGCATGGGCGGCCAACAGGATGTTCTGCGTCGCGGCGGAACAGTCCTGGACCCAGTAGTCCGCAGGCGGGTACTTCGAAAGGAAAAGGTCCGCGCACACGAGGATCGCCGCCGCCGCGTTCGGCACGAACCGGGAGAGCGAGTGAAACGTCGGTATCTGCGCGAGCATTTCCTTGTCGGTGATCACCACGAAGTGCCACGGCCGTTCGTCCCCTGCGGACGGGGCGGCCATCCCCGCCTCCAGAACCCGCCGGATCGCCTCTTCCGGCAAAGGATCCGGCATGTACCTGCGGATGCTCCTTCGGGACAGGATCACCTCCATCGCGTCCATGGGAATCCCTCCGGTGGTCACCATATCGTCCACCCCCCGTCGACGTAGATCGTCTGTCCCGTGATGAAGTCCGACGCCCTCGAGGCGAGGAAAATCACCGTCCCCTCGAGTTCCTCCGGCTGCCCCCACCGGCCCATCGGCGTCCGCTCGTTGATGAACCGGAACCGCTCCGGGTCGTTCCGCAGCGTCGCGACGAGGGGAGTCTCGAAATAGGTGGGACCGATCGCGTTCACGTGAACATTGTGAGGCGCCCACTCGATGGCCATCACTTTCGTCATCTGGTTGATCCCGCCCTTGCTGCAGGAGTAGGCGAGCTGGTTGTTCATTCCCACGGCCCCGAAGATCGAGGAGATGTTGATGACCTTGCCCCGCTTTTGCCGGATCATGTGCGGGGCCACGGCCTGCGCGACAAGAAAGTACCCCTTCAGGTTCGTGTCGAGGACGCGGTCCCACTCCTCCTCCGACAGGTCGAGGGTGGTCTTGCGGACGTTCACCCCGGCGTTGTTCACCAGGATGTCGATCTTCCCGAAGGACGCAACGACGGCGTCCACCGCCCGCCCGACGCTATCTCTCCGAAGGACGTCCATCTCGAACGTCTCCGCCCGGACCCCCGACGCCTCGACCGCAGCGCGGGTCTCCCGCAGCCCCCCGGCGTCCCGGGCGCACAGCGCCAGGTCGCACCCGGCCTTCGCCAGCCCCATCGCCATGGCGCGTCCCAGCCCCTTCGAGGCGCCGGTGACCAGCGCCACCCTTCCGGACAGGTCGAACAGGTCGCACGCCATCAAAGCCCTCCCGGCGCGTTCATACCACGAGGTATTTCCGGATCACCTCTTCGTTCC
Encoded here:
- a CDS encoding long-chain-fatty-acid--CoA ligase: MTIRGGKERAAFRSLADIPYLQAQRRGGKTAVVTDAGEALAYAGLDDRCRRFAAFLRSRSIASGERVALLLQNVPEFVVSYFGVLAAGCVAVPVNYRLSPPEIAYILSDCAASVVVTTSEQFEKVAGQEGVRGVGIWLLVDGRKEGSLPFGDALSRAPVSAPAPAAPDDVAVLLYTSGTTGFPKGAMISHRNTLFNVDSCRATLGYREDDVGLLTLPLFHVTGLHSQLVALLACGATVVLQKEYDTAQVLERIARYHVTALFFVPAIYKLFTLRNDIGRYDLSSVRIAAYGGAPMAPETIEALNRVMPARLHNCYGLTECSSLGTVLPSEFALTRSESVGLPVPGTKAEVRSEDGGTLPPGEPGELYLRGPHIVQGYFGAPEKTREAIRDGWLKTGDIARIDDGGFVYILDRAKDMINRGGEKIYSLEVENVLYMCPGVAEAAVFGIPHPVFGEVPAARLVPLPGATIDPEEVQAFCRARLADYKVPVQVGIADRIPRNPGGKILKKELRKEWETRSKENTR
- a CDS encoding glucose 1-dehydrogenase; its protein translation is MACDLFDLSGRVALVTGASKGLGRAMAMGLAKAGCDLALCARDAGGLRETRAAVEASGVRAETFEMDVLRRDSVGRAVDAVVASFGKIDILVNNAGVNVRKTTLDLSEEEWDRVLDTNLKGYFLVAQAVAPHMIRQKRGKVINISSIFGAVGMNNQLAYSCSKGGINQMTKVMAIEWAPHNVHVNAIGPTYFETPLVATLRNDPERFRFINERTPMGRWGQPEELEGTVIFLASRASDFITGQTIYVDGGWTIW
- a CDS encoding nitroreductase family protein, with translation MDAMEVILSRRSIRRYMPDPLPEEAIRRVLEAGMAAPSAGDERPWHFVVITDKEMLAQIPTFHSLSRFVPNAAAAILVCADLFLSKYPPADYWVQDCSAATQNILLAAHATGLGAVWLGVHPEKKRIEGFRRLCLLPDSVVPFSLVSLGFPAVRKEKDPRFDPSRVHRDRWTPAEDTGTRGGETT